From the genome of Methylocystis bryophila, one region includes:
- a CDS encoding MBL fold metallo-hydrolase: MRRQAIVSAVTLLIAGALHADAANAASLHEAAALLSATNAKTLEFSGAGHWWQFGQAPVPGGAWPKFDVTSYSATINFDSNAEHVQFARIQVLDGRPRPTPTEQKADWYVSGDKSWNVAPPPGAAPDAAPVAIPAFIQRDERAADIVSTPQGFLKAALANNAESKASGDGVEVSFSIGKNRYVGVIGADNHVSSIKTWVDTPVLGDTLIETSFSGYKDFGGLAFPSEISRNEGGFPVLHINVASAKLNGPADIPVPANIASLTANPVTVASEKIGDGVYYLTGGTHHSVAVEEKDHVVLIEAPLNEDRSEALIKKIGEIIPGKPIKYVINSHVHFDHSGGLRTFADAGATIVTQDLSKAYYEKAWAQPRTLRPDRLALSKKAAKFETYEHNHTLGDAERPIEIRHIAGSGHSDDLALVYLPKEKLIVEADAYTPAAPGASAPKSPNPFSVNLYETIEKLGLNVERIAGLHGRVATIDELRAVIGKKQASVN, encoded by the coding sequence ATGCGACGCCAAGCCATCGTTTCCGCCGTCACCCTTCTCATCGCCGGCGCCCTTCACGCCGACGCCGCCAACGCCGCCTCGCTTCACGAGGCCGCCGCTCTCCTTTCCGCGACAAACGCCAAGACGCTGGAGTTTTCGGGCGCCGGCCATTGGTGGCAATTCGGACAGGCGCCCGTTCCAGGGGGCGCCTGGCCAAAATTCGACGTGACATCATACTCTGCGACGATCAATTTCGACTCCAACGCAGAGCATGTTCAATTCGCCCGCATTCAGGTCCTGGACGGACGTCCGCGCCCGACGCCCACGGAGCAGAAGGCGGACTGGTATGTTTCTGGCGACAAGTCCTGGAATGTCGCGCCCCCGCCGGGCGCTGCGCCCGACGCCGCGCCCGTGGCGATCCCCGCCTTTATCCAGCGCGACGAGCGTGCAGCCGACATCGTGTCGACTCCCCAGGGTTTCCTGAAGGCCGCGCTGGCGAACAACGCGGAATCGAAGGCCTCGGGCGACGGCGTGGAAGTCAGTTTCTCGATCGGCAAGAACCGTTATGTCGGCGTGATTGGCGCCGATAATCACGTCTCCTCGATCAAGACCTGGGTCGACACGCCAGTGCTTGGCGACACGCTGATCGAGACGAGCTTCTCCGGCTATAAGGACTTCGGCGGCCTTGCCTTCCCCAGCGAAATTTCGCGAAACGAGGGCGGTTTCCCAGTGCTGCACATCAATGTCGCGTCCGCGAAGCTGAACGGGCCGGCGGATATTCCCGTTCCGGCTAACATCGCCAGCCTCACAGCCAACCCCGTAACGGTGGCGTCGGAGAAGATCGGCGACGGCGTCTATTATCTGACCGGCGGCACGCATCACAGCGTCGCGGTCGAGGAGAAGGATCACGTCGTGCTCATCGAGGCGCCGCTCAACGAAGACCGTTCGGAGGCGCTGATCAAGAAGATCGGCGAGATCATCCCAGGCAAGCCGATCAAATATGTGATCAACAGCCATGTGCATTTCGATCATTCCGGCGGCTTGCGCACTTTCGCCGACGCCGGCGCGACCATCGTCACGCAGGATCTCAGCAAGGCCTATTATGAGAAGGCCTGGGCGCAACCGAGAACGCTGCGTCCGGATCGACTTGCGCTCTCGAAGAAGGCGGCGAAGTTCGAGACCTACGAACATAATCATACGCTGGGCGACGCCGAGAGGCCGATCGAAATTCGCCACATTGCCGGCAGTGGCCACAGCGACGATCTCGCTTTGGTCTATCTGCCCAAGGAAAAGCTGATCGTTGAAGCGGACGCCTATACCCCCGCAGCCCCGGGCGCTTCGGCGCCGAAGAGTCCCAACCCCTTCTCGGTCAACCTCTATGAGACGATCGAGAAGCTCGGGCTCAATGTCGAGCGCATAGCCGGTCTGCACGGGCGCGTAGCGACGATCGACGAATTACGCGCTGTGATCGGCAAG